The genomic DNA TGGTTGTGCCAGATCGGGGTGGGGAAGGCCATGTGATTGGGCACCACGTCGACGATCAGACCCATGCCATGGGCGTGGGCGGCCGCCGCCAGGCGCCGCAGCGCCGCCTCCCCGCCGATCTCGGCGCTGATCCGGGAGTGGTCGACGACGTCGTAGCCGTGGGTGGAGCCCGGAGCGGCCTGCAGCACCGGGGAGCAGAACACGTGGCCCACGCCGAGCCGGGCGAGGTACGGGACCAGGCCGGCGGCGTCGTCGGCGGTGAATCCCGCGTGCAGCTGCAGACGATACGTCGAGGTGGGAACGTTCGCGTCGGCGCTCACGGTGCTCTCGGTGCTCACGGAACTCTCCATTACCCCGGGTGCCGGGCCCGGACGGGTCGGTGGGTCAGGCGCGGGCGGGCTGCTCGTTCCGCTCGTCGGCGGAGGGGTCCTCGGCCACATCCATCGGCGGGCGCATGAGCACCAGCAGCGAGTGGCTCGGGCGCGAGATGGTCTCGTCGCCGGTGAAGGTGGTGCCGACCTCGACGGTGTCCCCGGTGCCGAGGACGACCTTCCAGCGCTCGCCGTGATCGGCGGGAGGGAGCGTGAAGTCGACGGCATTGCCCGAGGCGTTGAACAGCAGCAGCGCCGAGTCGTCGACGAGGCGTTGGCCGCGCAGGTTCGGTTCGGGGATGGCGGAACCGTTGAGGAAAACGACCAGGCACTTGTTCTGCGCCGAGTCCCAGTCCTCGGCGGTCATGGGGGTCCCATCGGTGCCGATCCATTCCACGTCCGGGAGGGTGGAGTCGGCGTCGTCGCGCACGATGCCCTGCAGGAACCGCCGGCGCCGGAAGATCGGGTGCTCGGTGCGCAGCGCGATCATCTTCTGCGTGAACCAGAGCATCTCCATCTGGTCCGTCTCTAGCTCCCAGACCATCCAGGAGATCTCGTTGTCCTGGCAGTAGGTGTTGTTGTTGCCGCCCTGGGTGCGCCCCATCTCGTCCCCGTGCAGGATCATCGGCACGCCCTGGCTGACCAGGAGAGTGGCCATGAGGTTCTTGGCCCGGCGCAGCCGCAGCGCTCGCACCTCCTCGTCCTCGCTGGGTCCCTCGACGCCGGAGTTCCAGGAGCGGTTGTGGCTCTCGCCGTCCTGGCCGTCCTCGCCGTTGGCCTGGTTGTGCCGGTCGTTGTAGGAGACCAGGTCGCGCAGCGTGAATCCGTCGTGCGCGGTCACGAAGTTGATCGAGGCGATCGGGGTGCGGCCGGTGTGCTGGTACAGGTCCGAGCTGCCGGCCAGGCGGGAGGTGAAGTCGCCCAGCATGTCGGGCTCGGAGCGGTGGAAGTCCCGCACGGTGTCGCGATAGCGGCCGTTCCATTCCGACCACAACGGAGGGAAGCCTCCGACCTGGTAGCCGCCCTCACCGAGGTCCCACGGCTCCGCGATCAGCTTGACCTGCGAGATCACCGGGTCCTGCTGGATGATGTCGAAGAAGGACGAGAGCCGGTCCACCTCGTGCAACTCACGGGCGAGCGTGGAGGCGAGATCGAAGCGGAACCCGTCCACGTGCATATCGGTCACCCAGTACCGCAGCGAGTCCATGATCAGCTGCAGCACGTGCGGGGTGCGCATCAGCAGCGAGTTCCCGGTGCCGGTGGTGTCGTAGTAGTACGCCCGATCGTCCTCGACCAGGCGGTAGTAGGCGGTGTTGTCGATGCCCCGGAAGCAGAGCGTCGGGCCCATCTGGTTGCCCTCGGCGGTGTGGTTGTAGACCACGTCGAGGATGACCTCGATACCCGCCTCGTGCAGATTCTTCACCATCTGCTTGAACTCCTGGACCTGCTGGCCACGATCTCCCGCGTAGGAGTACTCGTTGTGCGGGGCGAAGAAGCCGATGGTGTTGTAGCCCCAGTAGTTGCGCAGGCCCTTCTCCACCAAGTGCCCGTCCTGGACGAACTGATGGACGGGCATCAGCTCGATCGCGGTGACCCCGAGCTCGGTGAGGTGCTCGATGATCGAGGGGTGGCCCATTGCCACGTAGGTGCCGCGGATGTTGTCGTCGATGTCCGGGTGCCGCATCGTCAGGCCCTTGACGTGGGCCTCGTAGATGACGGTGTCGTGATACTCGTGCGCCGGCGGATGGTCGTTCCCCCAGTCGAAGAAGGGGGAGACGACCACCGAATGCATGGTGTGCTCGGCGGAGTCCTCGGTGCTGCGTTGCTCGGGATCCTCGAAGCTGTAGCTGAACAGCGACTGGTGGTTGCTCGCCATTCCCGCGATCGCCTTCGCGTACGGGTCCAGCAGCAGCTTGGAGGGGTCGCAGCGGTGCCCCGCCTCCGGCTCGTAGGGTCCGTGGACGCGGTAGCCGTAGCGCTGCCCGGGTTGCACCGCGGGGAGGTAGACGTGCCAGACGAAGGCGTCGACCTCGGTGACCTCGACGCGACGCTCGGCGCCGTCGTCGATCAGGCACAGCTCGACGCGCTCGGCCACCTCCGAGAAGAGGGCGAAGTTGGTGCCGGAGCCGTCGAAGGTGGCGCCCAGGGGGTAGGACTGGCCGGTCCAGATCTGCATGGGCCCACAGTAACCGGGCCCGAGCGCGCCACGGTCGCAGGCCGTGGCGCCGCCGGCCCACGAGAAGGACCCCGGCCGATCGGCCGGGGTCCTCGAGGTGGGCGATACTGGGTTCGAACCAGTGACCTCTTCCGTGTCAGGGAAGCGCGCTACCGCTGCGCCAATCGCCCGGTGCGTCCGAGGACGCGGGGGAGGGACGGAGCGGACGACCGGATTCGAACCGGCGACCCTCACCTTGGCAAGGTGATGCTCTACCAACTGAGCTACGTCCGCACATCGGCCAGGCCGACGAAGGAATACTCTAGGTGGGGCGCGGCCTGCGCGCAAATGCTGATGGCCTGCAGTGTCGGAGGTCACGAGCGGATGGATGTGCCGGGAATCGGTGGTGCGCGGGGGCTCCCGACAGCCTGCGCCGGCACGATGTAGGTCACATCGGATGTGGTCATCGAGGCCCGCGGACCTCGTGTAAGCTTCTTCGAGTCCGCTCAGGAGAGCGGCGAAGCACCTTCGGGCGATTGGCGCAGTGGTAGCGCGCTTCCTTCACACGGAAGAGGTCACTGGTTCGAACCCAGTATCGCCCACGACGGGATCCTCGGATCCCGTTCCTGCGGACGTAGCTCAGCTGGTAGAGCATCACCTTGCCAAGGTGAGGGTCGCCGGTTCGAATCCGGTCGTCCGCTCCGGGGGAACGGCGCGCCCGACCTTGTCGTCGGGAGCGCCGTTCCGCATGATGCACGCGCATCTCCGGTGGGTTGGCCGAGTGGTTAGGCAACGGCCTGCAAAGCCGTGTACACGGGTTCGAATCCCGTACCCACCTCCATCGTGGGCCGCGAGTCTGCGAGGAGGGCGATTGGCGCAGCGGTAGCGCGCTTCCCTGACACGGAAGAGGTCACTGGTTCGAACCCAGTATCGCCCACCACCACGGAAGGGCCCCGGTCTGCGGACCGGGGCCCTTCGTCGTCCCCAGCGGTCGGGCCTGCGCTGCTGCCGGCCGGACTTCACCGTCTCCTCCGGCTCCGCCCCTGTGGCCCCGGACAGCCGTCGGGCCGGGCCGTTCCGGGCCGCCCCGCGCGAGGCGCCGGCCCATCTCCCGGCCCCGGACAGTACGAGAGCCCCCGGCGGATCGCCGGGGCTCTCGTGCGTGTACTGCCGGGAGGTCAGTTTCCTGAGGGATCCTTCCCCTCGTCCACGGGCTCCTGGGGCGAGGGGTCGGCGGGGGCGCTGATCTCGTCGGCGCCGTCCTGCTCCGTCGCGTCGTGCGAGCGGTGCAGCGGCTTCACGTCGATGACGGCCTCCACAGTCCTCAGCTCGAAGGGCTCGCCGTCGTGACGGTCGATGCCCTGGGCGACCGAGTCCTCGAGCACGTGCCGCGCGATCTGATTGCGGATCATCATCGGGTCCCTGGAGAGGTCCTTCCAGAGCGCGACGCACAGCAGCAGCATCACGAGCACGAACGGGAGCGAGGCGACGATCGTGATGTTCTGCAATCCGTTCAACGCCTCGGCCGGTTGGTCACCGCCGGCCAGCAGCATGATCGCCGCGACCGCGCCGGTCGCCACACCCCAGAAGATCACTGCCTTCTTGGTCGGCTCTTCGGCGCCGTGCTCGGACAGACCGCCCATCACGATCGAGGCGGAGTCCGCACCGGTGACGAAGAAGATTGCCACCAGCACCACGGCGAGGGCCATGAGCAGGAAGACGACGATGCCGCCCACCGGGAGCTTCTGCAGGGTGTCGAAGAGGATCAGGTCGGTGTTGATGTCCGGCACCAGCGTGCTCGGGTCGTCCTCGCTGGGGATGAGCTTGGCGAGCATCCCCCCCGGGATCCTGAGCGGCCTCCGCGCGCTCCTGGAGGCCGATAGCCCCGCCACCGAAGATCGAGAACCACAGCAGCGAGACCACGGACGGGACCAGCAGCACGCCGACGACGAACTGACGGATGGTGCGGCCGCGGGAGATGCGGCCGATGAACAGACCCACGAAGGGCGACCAGGAGACCCACCACGCCCAGTAGAAGATCGTGTACGAGCTCATCCACTCGGCCAGGGACTCGTCGCCGGAGACCGAGGTGCGCGAGGCCATCTGCGGGAGATCGGCCACGAAGCCGCCGACGGCGTTGGGGACGACGTTGAGGATGAACAGCGTGGGCCCGCCGATGAAGACGATGACCGCCAGCAGCAGCGCGAGCACCATGTTGATGTTCGACAGCCACTGGATGCCGCGCTCGATGCCCGAGACCGCGGACGCCACGAAGCACGCGGTCAGGATGGCGATGATCAGCACCAGGAGAGTGGAGCCGGTCTGGGCGACCAGGCCGGTGGAGGTGAGCCCGCCACCGATCTGGAGGGCACCGAGGCCTAGGGAGCAGGCCGAGCCGAACAGCGTCGCGAGGATCGCGAGGATGTTGATGATCTTGCCGCCGACGCTCTGGGAGACGCGCTCACCGAAGAGCGAGGCGAACATGTTGGAGAAGAGCTGGGTGCGGCCCAGTCGGAAGGTGCCGTAGGCCATGCCCAGACCGACGATCGCGTACATGGCCCAGGGGTACAGGGTCCAGTGGAACAGGGTCGTGCCCATCGCGGTGGTGACGGCTTCCGGCGTCTGGCCCTCTACGGTCCCCGGCGGCGGGGACATGTAGAAGTACAGCGACTCTGCGACACCGTTGAAGATGAGGCCGATGCCCATGCCCGTCGCGAACATCATGGAGATCCACGAGGCCGTCCGGAACTGGGGCTCCTCACCGTCGCGCCCGAGGGGGATGCGCCCGAAGCGGCTGAAGGCCACGACGAGCACGAAGAGCGTGAAGACGGAGGCCGCGATGACGTACAGCCAGCTGAAGTTCGACATGACGAAGTCGAGGGCGGATGCCGCCGAGGACCCGAGCGAGGTCGAGGAGATCACGCCCCAGAGGATGAATCCGAGGGCGAGGGCGCCGGCGCTGCCGAAAACGACCCAGTCGGTGCCCTGCGTCGGCTTCTTGCGGCGCTTGGGCTTCGCACTGCGGAGGTCGTCGAGGAGCTCCTTGGTGGTCTGCGTGTTCTGACTCATAGGGGAACGTCCGTCCTGCGGGCGCCGACGTCGACTGGCAGGCGGGACGGGCTCTTCTGGGGGAGGGGATGCGGAACCTGCCCACAATAGTTCTCGACGCCGCAGGTGCCCAGTTGTCCCGGGCCGAGGGGAGTTGTCTGTGCCGAGGCTCAGGCGGGAAGATCGCGGCGACGCAGCGCCAGCAGGCCAGCCGCCACGAACCCGACCGAGAGGAGAGGCAGTAGGACGTAGGGGGTCCAGGTGGCCTGGTAGTGGGGATTGACATGTGCGAACGGCGAGACCAGCAGAAACAGCAGCTCTGGGACCAGGCCGGTCTTCACCGCGATCTCCGTGAAAATGCCGATGCCGAGCAACGACCAGCTCACCGCGGCAGCACGGCGCGGCACCACACTGTGGGCGAGGATGGTGATCCCGACCAGCACCCAGATAGCGGGCGCCAAGGACACGGTGAACGTGGTGAACCGTGCGATGTCGGCTCCATAGTGCCCGCCGCCGAGGCCGGACCCGATTCCGACAGCAATCCCAAGAACGATCAGCAGCAGGACCGGGTAGAGGAAGCCGGCGATCGCATGCGCCAATGCCCAGGTGCGGCGCCGAAGAGGGCCGGACAGGAGTAGTTCCGCCGTGCCCGCGGTCTCTTCCCGACGGATCTGCAGGGTCGCGTAGAGGGCGTGCCCGGCGATGGGGAAGACGAAGACCAAGATGACGTAGGTGAAGAAGGTGTCTTCCGGCGCCACACCCAGGTCGGTCCCCATGGCGCGCACCCATTCCGTGTCGGCATAGGCGGACATCGTGTCGGCTCCGATGTAGCCGATCGCCAGGGCGATGACCGCGACTGCGAGCGCCCACACGGTGAGGGAGGCGCGGTCCAGGCGCCATAACAGCGACGGCACCGAGCGAAGCCACCAGGCGCCGTGTTCGCGGCCACGTGATGTGGGTACCAGGCTCCGCCCCAGGTCGCGACGAGCGGCGAGATGGAACGAGGCCACCACGCTCAGCGTGACAGCTGCCAGGGCGGGCAGCAGCGTCCACCAGCGTTCGTCGGCGAAGGGTCGGAGGTTCTCCCACCATCCCTGGGGTACGACCCGGGTGAGCCACAGTGCGCCCTCCTCCATTGCCGCACCCGCGCCACGAATCAGGTGGAAGACGTAGAAGGTAGCGAAGGCCAGTCCGACCACGCCGCCGACTCCGGTCAGCAGCTGGGCTGCGATGGCGGCCAGACCCGCTCCTGTCCACACCGCCAGCGCCGTGATCAACGCCAGAGCGAGCGAGCCCGCCCACGGCATTCCGATGGCGATCAGGCCGCAGGTGATCACTATGGCGAGCAGCGCGCCCGTCACCATGGTCAGAGTCAGCGCGGCCGCCAGGTCTGCGCGGCGTCCCAGGGGAGTACCGGCCAGGAGGTCGCGGCGCCCGGCCGACTCTTCGCCCCTGGTGGTGCGGGCTACCAGCAGGATCGCCCCGAGGGCGGCACACATCGTGCCACCGGCGAAGGCTTGTTGCGCGGCCAACGCTTCGGCGGTGTCGGAGAACGCCCTGCTCTGGAACAGGACGAACATCGGCACGCTGTGCAGCTGCTCCCACCGGTCGGCTCGATCCTGCGCCGTCGGATACGTCGTTCCGGCCGCTGCCATCCCGCCGAGGACAATGCCTGTGGTGATCATCGACCAGGCCACCAGCAATACCCGGTCACGGCGCATGGCCAGGCGCACCAGCTGCCTGGTGCCGGGCGGCAGTCCTACTCGCCGGCCGGCCTTGAGCGGACGTGTGCCGGCGGCCGGAGCCCGGAGGGCGGTGTGATCCCGGTCTTCGACGCTGGTCATGATCGTGCTTCCCGGCCGTGGGCGGGCACGGCTGTGTCGGGCACGTAGTGGCGCAGGAAGAGTTCCTCCAGCGTGGGTCGGGCCGCTGCGAGGTCGCGAACACCCAGGTGAGCCAATGCGTCGCACAGGGATGTGAGGGCGCCGGAGTCCACCTGCAGGTGGACTCGTGATCCGTCCACGCTCACCTCGTGGACGCCCGGCATGTCCGCGAGTTCCTCAGGACTCGACCTGACGTCGGCGGTGACCATGACCCGGGAGAGTTGACGCAGCTCAGCCAGACTGCCGGTCTCGACAGTGCGACCGGCCCGCACGATCGTCACGTGGTCGCAGAGTGCTTCGACCTCGGACAGAATATGGCTCGAGAGCAGAACAGTGCGACCACGGTCCCGCTCCTCGAAGATGGTCCGGCGGAAGGCTTCCTCCATGAGCGGGTCGAGCCCGGAGGTGGGCTCGTCCAGCACCAGTAGTTCGGTATCTGCGGCAAGTGCCGCCACCAGCGCGACCTTCTGACGGTTACCGGTGGAATACGCGCCGCCTCGGGTGGCCAGATCCAGGTCGAACCGATCTACGAGCTCGGCGCGCCGTAACCGGTCGTCGCCACCGCGCATCCGGGCTAGCAGGTCGATGATCTCGCCCCCAGACAGACGGGGCCACAGGGTGACGTCTGCGGGGACGTAGGCCAGCCGGTGGTGCAGATCCGCCGCGTCGCGCCAAGGGTCCCCCTCGAGCAGCTGGACAGTCCCGGACTCGGCACGGGTCAGACCGAGCAGGATGCGCAAAGTGGTGGTCTTCCCGGCGCCGTTGGGACCGAGGAACCCGTGCACCTCACCGGGACGGACGCGCAGCATCAATCCGTCCAGTGCTCTCGTGGACCCGAAGTGCTTGACAAGGCCGGAGACATCGATCGCCGGTGACATCACGGCAAGCCTCCGGAGGTGCGGCGGGACTCTTCGGACACCTCGCTGAGGCCGTCAGCTAGCTGCTTCCCGTTCTCGGCCGCGAAGAATTCGCCGAGGGTCGAGTACAGGGTGGTCATCGCTGCACCGACACGAGGTGCGTGGGCGGGGTCGAGGCTGTCGACTCCGATACGCCGGGACAGGTGCACGTGCAGCACGAGCGGGCCCAGGTGCATGCTGCTCATCACTGCCGCGGCGTCCCGGGTGGCCGGTGAACCCGGCGGGAACTGGTCAGGCCACCTCTCGGACAGGAAGCGCTCAGCCAGCTTGGAACCGACCTCGTAGAGCTCGGCAGCGGACCGCGACCCTTCGACCAGAGCGCGCGCCAGGTACCGGACCTCTGCCCGCGTCGAGTGATACATCCCTGTGACGAACTCGGGTGGGATGGACTCGTCGGCCAGTGCTCGATGCGCCTGGTCGAGGAGGGCCCCGATGGCGTGGATGTCGCAGGCTGCGAGCAATCCGTCCTTGGAACCGAAATAGTGTCGGATCAGACCCGTGGAGACACCCGCTTCGGCAGCGATGACCTGCACAGTCGCGCCCTTGGCTCCATGGTGGGCGTAGACCGACATCGCGGCATCGCGGAGGCGAGCTCGAGCGGTCTGATCGGAATCCGGGGCAATTGCTGCGGAGGACATCATCCGTCCAAGCTACACAGTTATGTAGTAAGCAACAAGAGTGTGTAGCGGAGGGAGTGGGTCCTCGGTGCACGCGTCCGCCGCACACGGCTCCCCTGGACGGTCGTCAGCGGTTGCGGACGAGATTCTGAGCAGCTCCGCCGCTGGTGGTTGCCCTTGCGGCACCGCCCGAGCGTGATGCCTGCCTTCGCACACGGAACCACGAAGGAGGCCGCCCGTCATGGCGGCCTCCTTCACGGTTCGGGCTCCTTCACGGTATGGGGCGTGTCCCTGCCGGGCACGCCCCGAGGGTCACTCGGTATCCGTGGGGCCGGATCCCGTCTGACCAGATCGCCGCCCGGCGCGGTCCGTCGTCCGCTCGGACGGCTTCTCCGAGCGGGAGCGTCCGAAGACGCCGCGGGTGCGCTCCAGCCGGTAATCGATCCGGTTGTCCAGGTACTCGCCGAATCCTTCGTCGTTCGGGAGCGTCGCGTTGACCTCGCCGGTGATGTGGCGGGTCACGGTCTCCATGCGCCGGATCTGCTCGTGCTGTTTCAGCACGGCCTCGTCGAGGCTCAATGCCTTGACCAGCGCGACGCACATGAGCACCAGGATGATGCTGAACGGCAGTGCCGTAACGAGCGAACCTGCCTGGAGGGACTCGAGGCCTCCCGAGAGCAGGAGGGCGGCCGCAAGCAGCCCCTCGAGCAGCGCCCACACCACGCGGGACCAGATCGGTGGGTTGGGGTGGCCGCCGGAGGCGAGCATGTCCACCACGAGCGAGCCGGAATCCGAGGAGGTGATGAAGAAGATCGCCACCAGGATGATGCCCAGTACCGACAGCAGGCCGGTCAGGGGGAAGTTCTCGAAGATGCGGAACATGGACTCCTCCGCGGTGATGTCGCCGAGGTCACCTGCGCCGAACCACTGGCGGAACAGGCCATTGCCGCCCCAGATGGAGAACCAAATCATGCCCACGAGGGAGGGGACCAGGAGCACGCCGGCGATGAATTCGCGCACCGTCCTGCCCTTGGAGATGCGGGCAATGAAGACGCCGACGAAGGGGGCCCAGGCGATCCACCAGCCCCAGTAGAACAAGGTGTTGCCGGCCCACCACGACTGCGCGTCCGCCGAGCGGTTGTACGCGCCGACGTCCAGCGTCATGTGAAAGATGTTCGCGAAGTAGACGCCCAGTGACTCCACGAAGTTCTGGAGCAGGAAGACCGTCGGGCCGAAGACCAGCGCAGTGATCATCAGCAGCCCGGCGAGGCTGAGGTTGGCGTTCGAGAGCCACTTGATCCCGACGCCGACGCCGCTGACCACGGACGCGGTGGCCAGGAGGGTGATCACGACGATCAGGATCATGAGGAAGGTATTGCTGGCGCCATCGATCAGACCGATCGAGGTTAGTCCCGCGCCGATCTGCTGGACGCCCAGGCCCAGCGAAGTGGCGATGCCAAACACGGTGCCGAAAATGGCCAGGACATCGATGACATCGCCGACCCAGCCCTTGACGCGCTCGCCGAAGATCGGCTCGAGCGCCCAGCGGATGGAGACCGGGCGGCCCCGGCGGTGAATGGCGTAAGCGATGGCCAGGCCGATGATGGCATAGGTCGCCCAGGGGTGCAGTCCCCAGTGCATGAATGTCTGTGCCATGGCCAGGCCCGAGAGCTCGACGCCCTCGCCCTCCCAGCCGGGCTTGACGGCGCTGGTGGTGTAACTAAGCGGCTCGGCGACACCGTAGAAGACCAGCCCGATCCCCATGCCGGCCGCGAACAGCATCGCGAACCAAGAGAAGAGGCCGAAATCCGGACGGTCCTCGTCGCGGCCCAGGCGGATACGGCCGAAGGAGGACAGAGCAAGGATGATCGAGAAGACCACGAAGATGCCGATCACCAGCATGTAGAACCAGCCCAGATCCGCCACGATCCAGTTCTGCGCACCGTTCATCACGGTGCTGGAGGTCTCAGGGAAGATGATCGCCAGCAGCGCGACGGCGAGGATGATCAGCAGGGCGGGCCAGAACACGGCCGGGGCGATCACGCCCTTGCCGATGCGTGCGCCCTGTCGGCGCAGCTTCTCGGTGATCTCGTCGTCGCTGTCGTCTTCGCCGATCTGCATCGAGCGGGGCAGGTGCACGGTCTGGGGCAGGTGCTCCGGCCACGCGGTGGGGGAGGTATCCGGCGCGGTGGGGTTCCTGCCTGCCGAGGTGTCCTCACCGGTCTCGGGAGTTCCGGTGGTGTTCATCGGGTTCCGTCCTGTCGAAGTCATAGGTGTTCTCTACTGTGCCGAGTACTCAGAGTTCCTTCAACCAGACCGTACGATCTGAGTGCGGTCTGGACGTCGACCCATTTGACCCTGGAAAACTCGTGATCTGGACACGCACAGATGGTCGGGGTCACGCGGACGAGGTGAAGGTTTCCTGTCGCGAGCCCAGGTCCGGGTGGGGATGGGCTCCTTCCTGGGGGAGGGATGCGGAACCTGCCCACCATAGCCCTCGGTGCGGCAGGTGCCCAGGTGCGCGGCCGCCGGGAGCAGGGAACTCCGCGTCAGGTGGGTGCCCGAGGTCACGTCGGATGCGGTGAGTCCAGCCACGTCGGTCGAGGGGTTCGGCCCGGGGCCCGCTCCCGGATAGCATCGTCGGTGGAGCCGGCATCGTCGGCCGGCTCGACCCGAGAACAAGGAGCATCCCCGTGGCCCAGATCGCCATCACCCTGGACGGTTCACCTCAGCGGCTCGAGGAGGCGACCACGGGCACCACGCTCTTCGAGGGCCGGAGCGAGATCATCGCCCTGCGGATCGACGGCGAGCTGCGTGACCTGGCCACTGCCGTGGCCGACGGTCAGGTGGTCGAGGGCGTCGAGCTCTCCAGCGAGGACGGGCTGTCGATCCTCCGTCACAGCGCCGCCCATGTGCTCGCCCAGGCGGTGCAGAAGGCGAACCCCGAGGCGACGCTCGGCATCGGCCCGCCGATCACCGACGGCTTCTACTACGACTTCGACGTTGCCGAGCCCTTCACCCCCGAGTCCCTCAAGGCGCTCGAGAAGGAGATGGGCCGCATCGTCAAGGAGGGGCAGCGCTTCGTCCGCCGCGAGATCAGCGACGACGACGCCCGCGTCGAGGAGGCCTCCGAGCCCTACAAGCTGGAGCTGATCGGATTGAAGTCGACGGCCGACGACGCCGCCGAGGGCGCGAACGTCGAGGTCGGCGAGGGCGGTCTGACCATGTACGACAACGTCAACCGCCGGGGCGAGGTGGTGTGGACCGATCTGTGCCGCGGACCTCACCTGCCCACCACCAAGCTGATCGGGAACGGCTTCGCCCTCACCCGCTCGGCGGCCGCCTACTGGCGCGGCAGCGAGAAGAACCCGATGCTGCAGCGCGTCTACGGCACCGCCTGGCCCAGCAAGGACGAGCTGCGCGCCTACCAGGAGCGGGTCGCCGAGGCCGAGCGCCGCGACCACCGCCGCCTGGGCAGCGAGCTGGACCTGTTCTCCTTCCCCGACGAGATCGGTTCGGGGCTGCCGGTGTTCCACCCCAAGGGCGCCATGATCCGGATGGAGATGGAGGACTACTCCCGCCGCCGCCACGTCGAGGCCGGTTACTCCTTCGTCTCCACCCCGCACATCACCAAGAAGAACCTCTTCGAGACCTCCAAGCACCTGGAGTGGTACGCCGACGGCATGTACCCGCCGATGCACATGGACGAGGAGGCCGACGCCGACGGCAACGTCACCAAGCAGGGCCAGGACTATTACCTCAAGCCCATGAACTGTCCGATGCACAACCTCGTCTACCGCTCCCGGGGCCGCTCCTACCGCGAGCTCCCGCTGCGACTGTTCGAGTTCGGGCACGTCTACCGCTACGAGAAGTCCGGCGTGGTGCACGGCCTGACCCGCGCCCGCGGCTTCACCCAGGACGATGCCCACATCTACTGCAGCCGCGAGCAGATGAAGGAGGAGATCTCCCGCACCCTCGACTTCGTGCTCGGGCTGCTCAAGGACTACGGGCTGGACGACTTCTACCTCGAGCTGTCCACCCGCGACCCCGAGAAGTCCGTCGGCGACGACTCCAGCTGGGAGGAGGCCACGACCACCCTCGAGGAGGTCGCCACCGCCTCCGGCCTGGACCTGGTGCCCGATCCGGGCGGTGCCGCCTTCTACGGCCCCAAGATCTCGGTCCAGGCCAAGGACGCGATCGGT from Brachybacterium sacelli includes the following:
- a CDS encoding ABC transporter permease, producing MTSVEDRDHTALRAPAAGTRPLKAGRRVGLPPGTRQLVRLAMRRDRVLLVAWSMITTGIVLGGMAAAGTTYPTAQDRADRWEQLHSVPMFVLFQSRAFSDTAEALAAQQAFAGGTMCAALGAILLVARTTRGEESAGRRDLLAGTPLGRRADLAAALTLTMVTGALLAIVITCGLIAIGMPWAGSLALALITALAVWTGAGLAAIAAQLLTGVGGVVGLAFATFYVFHLIRGAGAAMEEGALWLTRVVPQGWWENLRPFADERWWTLLPALAAVTLSVVASFHLAARRDLGRSLVPTSRGREHGAWWLRSVPSLLWRLDRASLTVWALAVAVIALAIGYIGADTMSAYADTEWVRAMGTDLGVAPEDTFFTYVILVFVFPIAGHALYATLQIRREETAGTAELLLSGPLRRRTWALAHAIAGFLYPVLLLIVLGIAVGIGSGLGGGHYGADIARFTTFTVSLAPAIWVLVGITILAHSVVPRRAAAVSWSLLGIGIFTEIAVKTGLVPELLFLLVSPFAHVNPHYQATWTPYVLLPLLSVGFVAAGLLALRRRDLPA
- the glgX gene encoding glycogen debranching protein GlgX; this encodes MQIWTGQSYPLGATFDGSGTNFALFSEVAERVELCLIDDGAERRVEVTEVDAFVWHVYLPAVQPGQRYGYRVHGPYEPEAGHRCDPSKLLLDPYAKAIAGMASNHQSLFSYSFEDPEQRSTEDSAEHTMHSVVVSPFFDWGNDHPPAHEYHDTVIYEAHVKGLTMRHPDIDDNIRGTYVAMGHPSIIEHLTELGVTAIELMPVHQFVQDGHLVEKGLRNYWGYNTIGFFAPHNEYSYAGDRGQQVQEFKQMVKNLHEAGIEVILDVVYNHTAEGNQMGPTLCFRGIDNTAYYRLVEDDRAYYYDTTGTGNSLLMRTPHVLQLIMDSLRYWVTDMHVDGFRFDLASTLARELHEVDRLSSFFDIIQQDPVISQVKLIAEPWDLGEGGYQVGGFPPLWSEWNGRYRDTVRDFHRSEPDMLGDFTSRLAGSSDLYQHTGRTPIASINFVTAHDGFTLRDLVSYNDRHNQANGEDGQDGESHNRSWNSGVEGPSEDEEVRALRLRRAKNLMATLLVSQGVPMILHGDEMGRTQGGNNNTYCQDNEISWMVWELETDQMEMLWFTQKMIALRTEHPIFRRRRFLQGIVRDDADSTLPDVEWIGTDGTPMTAEDWDSAQNKCLVVFLNGSAIPEPNLRGQRLVDDSALLLFNASGNAVDFTLPPADHGERWKVVLGTGDTVEVGTTFTGDETISRPSHSLLVLMRPPMDVAEDPSADERNEQPARA
- a CDS encoding TetR/AcrR family transcriptional regulator; translation: MMSSAAIAPDSDQTARARLRDAAMSVYAHHGAKGATVQVIAAEAGVSTGLIRHYFGSKDGLLAACDIHAIGALLDQAHRALADESIPPEFVTGMYHSTRAEVRYLARALVEGSRSAAELYEVGSKLAERFLSERWPDQFPPGSPATRDAAAVMSSMHLGPLVLHVHLSRRIGVDSLDPAHAPRVGAAMTTLYSTLGEFFAAENGKQLADGLSEVSEESRRTSGGLP
- a CDS encoding BCCT family transporter — encoded protein: MLAKLIPSEDDPSTLVPDINTDLILFDTLQKLPVGGIVVFLLMALAVVLVAIFFVTGADSASIVMGGLSEHGAEEPTKKAVIFWGVATGAVAAIMLLAGGDQPAEALNGLQNITIVASLPFVLVMLLLCVALWKDLSRDPMMIRNQIARHVLEDSVAQGIDRHDGEPFELRTVEAVIDVKPLHRSHDATEQDGADEISAPADPSPQEPVDEGKDPSGN
- a CDS encoding ABC transporter ATP-binding protein, which gives rise to MSPAIDVSGLVKHFGSTRALDGLMLRVRPGEVHGFLGPNGAGKTTTLRILLGLTRAESGTVQLLEGDPWRDAADLHHRLAYVPADVTLWPRLSGGEIIDLLARMRGGDDRLRRAELVDRFDLDLATRGGAYSTGNRQKVALVAALAADTELLVLDEPTSGLDPLMEEAFRRTIFEERDRGRTVLLSSHILSEVEALCDHVTIVRAGRTVETGSLAELRQLSRVMVTADVRSSPEELADMPGVHEVSVDGSRVHLQVDSGALTSLCDALAHLGVRDLAAARPTLEELFLRHYVPDTAVPAHGREARS